Proteins from one Chitinophaga oryzae genomic window:
- the radA gene encoding DNA repair protein RadA — protein sequence MSKIRTAFFCQQCGYESAKWNGKCPSCGQWNTFVEERVQKDIPGKQHDWKNNDGGNSRTQKIVNLSEVVTNEEKRLLTPDNELNRVLGGGIVAGSLVLVGGEPGIGKSTLFLQNALQLKQIKTLYISGEESEQQIKMRADRIKNTNDQFYLLTETSTQTIFAEIKKLQPQLVIVDSIQTLHTPLIESAPGSVSQIRETTAELQRFAKESNTPVFLIGHITKDGSIAGPKVLEHMVDTVLQFEGDQHYAYRILRTIKNRFGSTAELGIYEMTGTGLRQVTNPSEILISQRDDLLSGVAIAATMEGLRPLLVEVQALVTQSVYGTPQRTATGFDLRRLQLLLAVLEKRGGFHFGVKDVFLNIAGGIRVEDPAIDLAVLCALLSSYEDNAIANKICFAGEVGLSGEIRAVNRIEQRIAEAEKLGFHKIFISRYNKKGIDLSKFNIEVVPVGRVEEVYQQLF from the coding sequence ATGAGTAAAATAAGAACCGCTTTTTTTTGCCAGCAATGTGGATACGAATCTGCAAAATGGAATGGTAAATGTCCGAGTTGCGGACAATGGAACACCTTCGTTGAAGAAAGAGTGCAGAAAGATATTCCCGGCAAACAGCATGACTGGAAAAACAACGATGGCGGCAACAGCCGCACCCAGAAAATAGTCAACCTCTCTGAAGTAGTCACCAACGAAGAGAAACGGCTGCTGACACCCGACAATGAACTGAATCGCGTACTCGGCGGCGGTATCGTTGCCGGCTCGCTCGTACTCGTAGGCGGAGAACCCGGCATCGGCAAATCCACGCTGTTCCTGCAAAACGCCCTGCAGCTGAAACAAATAAAAACACTTTATATCAGCGGAGAAGAAAGCGAACAACAGATAAAAATGCGGGCCGACCGCATCAAAAATACCAATGATCAGTTTTACCTGCTCACGGAAACATCTACACAAACCATCTTCGCTGAAATAAAAAAACTACAGCCGCAACTGGTGATCGTAGACTCCATCCAGACACTGCACACGCCGCTGATAGAATCTGCGCCGGGCAGCGTGTCGCAGATCAGGGAAACAACTGCGGAATTACAACGCTTCGCCAAAGAAAGCAACACCCCCGTCTTCCTCATCGGCCACATCACCAAAGACGGCTCCATTGCAGGCCCTAAAGTACTGGAACATATGGTGGACACCGTGCTGCAGTTCGAAGGCGATCAGCACTATGCATACCGTATACTGCGCACCATCAAAAACAGGTTCGGCTCTACCGCTGAACTGGGCATTTATGAGATGACCGGCACCGGTCTCCGGCAGGTGACCAACCCTTCTGAAATACTGATCTCCCAGCGGGACGACCTGCTGAGCGGCGTCGCTATCGCCGCTACCATGGAAGGCCTTCGCCCCCTGCTGGTAGAAGTACAGGCGCTCGTGACCCAGTCTGTCTACGGCACACCGCAACGTACCGCCACCGGCTTCGACCTGCGCCGGTTACAACTGCTGCTGGCCGTACTGGAAAAACGCGGCGGCTTCCACTTCGGCGTGAAAGACGTATTCCTCAACATCGCCGGCGGCATCCGCGTGGAAGACCCGGCCATCGACCTCGCCGTACTTTGTGCACTGCTCTCCTCTTATGAAGACAATGCCATCGCCAATAAAATATGCTTCGCCGGAGAAGTAGGCCTGAGCGGAGAAATCAGGGCTGTCAACCGTATCGAGCAACGTATTGCGGAAGCGGAAAAACTCGGTTTTCATAAAATATTCATCTCCCGTTATAACAAAAAAGGAATAGATCTCAGTAAATTCAATATAGAAGTAGTACCGGTAGGAAGAGTGGAAGAAGTATATCAACAGTTATTCTGA
- a CDS encoding ComF family protein translates to MFTRLLSPLVQLFYPHCCEICGAELPAAGNLLCLHCHDSLPLTGFQHYAANPVADIFRGRLPVAYAVAVYYYSQQSGLQQLVHQFKYHQRKDIAGWLGKQAGYILQASHLSKAADCLVPVPLFPGKEKERGYNQAALLAEGIGAVIDKPVLSHALQRVQYTGTQTRKSRTSRWENVKTVFKANTALLTGRHVLLIDDVITTGATTEAAGQALLEAGATVSICCLAWTSG, encoded by the coding sequence ATGTTTACCCGTTTGTTATCCCCGCTGGTACAGCTGTTTTATCCGCACTGTTGCGAGATTTGCGGCGCAGAACTGCCTGCAGCAGGCAACCTTTTGTGCCTGCATTGCCACGATAGCCTGCCACTGACAGGCTTTCAACATTATGCGGCCAACCCGGTGGCGGACATTTTCCGCGGGCGCCTTCCGGTGGCATATGCCGTGGCTGTCTATTATTACAGTCAGCAGTCGGGGTTGCAACAGCTGGTCCACCAGTTCAAATATCATCAGCGAAAAGACATCGCCGGCTGGCTGGGAAAACAAGCCGGTTATATATTACAGGCCAGCCACCTGTCGAAGGCTGCCGACTGCCTCGTGCCGGTGCCGCTCTTTCCCGGGAAAGAAAAAGAAAGGGGCTATAACCAGGCGGCACTGCTGGCAGAAGGCATCGGTGCCGTAATTGACAAACCGGTGCTTTCCCATGCGCTGCAACGGGTACAGTACACCGGCACACAAACCCGCAAAAGCAGGACCAGCCGCTGGGAAAATGTAAAAACGGTATTTAAAGCAAACACTGCGCTGCTAACGGGCAGGCATGTATTACTGATAGACGACGTTATTACCACCGGCGCTACTACGGAAGCCGCCGGGCAGGCTTTGCTGGAGGCCGGCGCAACTGTCAGCATCTGTTGCCTGGCCTGGACTTCGGGCTAA
- a CDS encoding glutathione peroxidase: MLRLAILSVLLLFVGPRIYEFKVDAVDGGKIDFSRFKGKKIMIVNTASLCGNTPQYAGLEKIYKKYQDKLVIVGFPANNFGSQEPGTNAEIKSFCTKEYAVTFPMAAKISVKGDDIHPLYKWLLEESKAKHLEPADVKWNFQKYLLDEKGNLIAVFSPKTQPDAPEVIAAIEK, translated from the coding sequence ATGTTGAGACTGGCCATACTTTCGGTCCTTCTGTTATTTGTAGGTCCGCGCATCTACGAGTTTAAAGTAGATGCAGTTGACGGGGGCAAAATAGACTTCTCCCGTTTCAAGGGTAAAAAAATAATGATTGTCAACACTGCTTCCCTTTGTGGCAATACCCCACAATATGCAGGTTTGGAGAAAATATATAAGAAATACCAGGATAAACTCGTGATCGTAGGTTTCCCTGCGAATAATTTCGGCTCACAGGAGCCAGGCACCAATGCAGAAATCAAATCGTTCTGCACCAAAGAATATGCTGTCACCTTTCCCATGGCCGCCAAAATATCAGTAAAAGGGGATGATATCCACCCGCTGTATAAATGGCTGCTGGAAGAAAGTAAAGCCAAACACCTGGAGCCGGCAGACGTTAAGTGGAATTTCCAGAAATATTTACTGGATGAAAAAGGGAATCTCATTGCTGTGTTTTCACCCAAAACACAACCGGATGCGCCGGAAGTTATTGCTGCCATAGAAAAGTAG
- a CDS encoding DUF6252 family protein, with protein MKNQHSVHRKKTIVLVSMVMMLCMAACQRNIDTPTLSCPEMMMTGTVQNTTRSMNLSTSTLFRQQLDSGGVKFLSIEAVSDSFKLVLNLMDGPYGDHAIGNDSLKLKTYVYSQARRLQGGLVVAAINNSADFNYLRTDTSSITITFINTKLKKVSGNFYFEAENHKVTGSGTFQNACYVTLP; from the coding sequence ATGAAAAACCAACATTCCGTACACCGAAAAAAAACCATAGTACTGGTTTCTATGGTGATGATGTTGTGCATGGCCGCCTGCCAGCGCAACATCGACACACCCACTCTTTCATGCCCCGAAATGATGATGACAGGCACCGTTCAGAACACCACCCGTTCCATGAACCTCTCTACCAGCACCTTGTTCAGGCAACAGCTGGACAGCGGCGGTGTTAAATTCCTGAGCATCGAGGCGGTAAGCGACAGCTTTAAACTCGTACTGAACCTGATGGACGGCCCTTACGGCGATCATGCCATCGGCAACGACAGCCTGAAGCTCAAAACATACGTGTACTCCCAGGCCCGCCGGCTGCAGGGAGGCCTGGTGGTGGCGGCCATCAACAATTCCGCAGACTTTAATTACCTGCGTACCGACACCTCGAGCATCACCATTACTTTTATCAATACCAAACTGAAAAAAGTAAGCGGCAACTTTTATTTTGAGGCGGAAAACCACAAGGTTACCGGCTCCGGCACGTTCCAGAATGCCTGTTATGTGACATTACCCTAA
- a CDS encoding DNA polymerase III subunit — translation MLFSEIIGQAAAQQQLIQSIQQNRLSHAMILLAPEGAGGLPLGLAFTQYLVCENKQAHDACGQCSSCLKAAQHIHPDIHYSYPVIPRKPGDKPVSTDYISEWREFVTTNPYGNAYDWLQFIGAENKQGNITANECQDIIRKLNLKSFESGYKILLMWMPEYLGNEGNRLLKLIEEPPANTLFILIAENQEQILATILSRTHLVKINPLTREDMEKALTERAKVPAAKARQIATIAAGNYREAILLLQNSDDDYHELLRNWLNYLFTGNRVALQEWIEAISSAKTGRENQKQFLRYFINLLEHTIRLQYIDKAQLAFSDEEVDFAGKLAKLANLEQTRLIADELDNAYYHIERNANAKMLFHALSIKLQYIFKKKPLPVL, via the coding sequence ATGCTTTTTTCGGAGATCATAGGACAGGCAGCGGCGCAACAGCAGCTGATACAATCCATACAACAGAACCGCCTCAGTCATGCGATGATATTGCTGGCCCCCGAAGGCGCCGGCGGCTTACCACTGGGTCTGGCCTTCACCCAGTACCTGGTATGTGAAAACAAGCAGGCGCACGATGCCTGCGGCCAGTGTTCATCCTGCCTGAAAGCGGCACAGCATATACACCCCGATATTCACTACTCCTATCCGGTGATACCCCGAAAACCAGGTGACAAACCTGTCAGCACGGATTATATTTCCGAATGGCGGGAGTTTGTGACCACCAATCCATATGGCAATGCCTATGACTGGCTGCAGTTTATCGGGGCAGAAAACAAGCAGGGGAATATTACGGCCAACGAATGCCAGGATATTATCCGGAAGCTGAACCTGAAGAGTTTTGAAAGCGGTTATAAGATCCTGCTGATGTGGATGCCGGAATACCTCGGCAACGAGGGCAACCGGCTGCTAAAACTGATAGAGGAGCCACCCGCCAATACGCTGTTTATCCTGATTGCGGAAAACCAGGAACAGATCCTGGCCACTATCCTGTCCCGTACGCATCTGGTGAAGATAAACCCGCTGACACGGGAGGATATGGAAAAGGCCCTGACCGAAAGAGCGAAAGTTCCGGCTGCCAAAGCCCGGCAGATTGCTACCATCGCGGCAGGCAACTACCGGGAGGCTATCCTTTTGCTCCAAAATTCCGATGATGACTACCATGAACTGCTGCGTAACTGGCTCAACTACCTGTTTACCGGCAACCGGGTGGCCCTCCAGGAATGGATTGAAGCGATCTCCAGCGCCAAAACAGGCCGCGAAAACCAGAAACAGTTCCTCCGGTACTTCATCAATCTGCTGGAACATACCATTCGTCTTCAGTATATAGACAAGGCACAACTCGCTTTTTCAGACGAAGAAGTGGACTTCGCCGGCAAACTGGCAAAACTGGCCAACCTGGAACAAACCCGGCTGATTGCCGATGAGCTGGACAACGCATATTATCACATCGAGCGAAATGCCAATGCAAAAATGTTATTTCATGCATTGTCTATCAAGCTACAATATATATTCAAAAAGAAACCTTTACCCGTTCTGTGA
- a CDS encoding PSP1 domain-containing protein produces MACAGCGTGVEGKPSGCKSNGGCSTGGCNRLNVFDWLSNIPLGDSLAPFDIIEVSFNNGSRKDFFRNVTKQHLDKGEMVTVEGVSGFDVGTVSLTGELVKLQMKKRRAEDTPEIKKVLRRSSNDDLQRMADNKAREKDALIKSRAIARNLGLEMKLAEVEIQADGRKATFFYTADDRVDFRELIKVYASEFRAKVEMRQIGARQEAGKVGGIGSCGRELCCSTWLSDFKSVNTTAARYQNLSINQAKLSGQCGRLKCCLNYELDTYLDALKEFPEDADTIETSSGVANLQKRDIFKSLMWYSYEGSNKQYPLTITRVKEIRQLNRQGIKPEELKAVEVVTAKPKEADLGFADVVGQISLKSLEKTVQKRKQKDKDRQKQQKATDQQQKQGGHPKNEPKQEQKSAQQRHERHERHHPDRKNKQEGRGGGGNQQRQGQGQQGGQPKQGREQQPRQEQGPKPQNQGQGGQPKQDRRPPRHKPRPKPDNNNKG; encoded by the coding sequence ATGGCTTGTGCCGGATGTGGTACGGGTGTGGAGGGAAAGCCGTCAGGATGTAAGAGTAATGGAGGATGCAGTACGGGAGGTTGTAACCGACTGAATGTATTTGACTGGCTGTCCAATATTCCGCTTGGCGATAGCTTAGCACCATTCGATATTATAGAAGTAAGTTTCAACAACGGCAGCCGTAAGGACTTCTTCCGCAATGTCACCAAACAGCACCTTGACAAAGGTGAGATGGTGACCGTGGAAGGTGTTAGCGGCTTTGATGTTGGTACAGTGAGCCTTACAGGCGAACTGGTAAAACTTCAGATGAAGAAGAGGCGCGCAGAAGACACCCCCGAGATCAAAAAAGTATTACGTCGTTCGAGTAACGACGACCTGCAGAGGATGGCCGATAACAAGGCCCGCGAAAAAGACGCCCTGATAAAATCCAGGGCCATCGCCCGGAATCTGGGCCTCGAAATGAAACTGGCAGAAGTGGAAATACAGGCCGACGGCCGGAAAGCCACTTTCTTCTACACGGCAGACGATCGTGTGGATTTCCGTGAACTGATCAAGGTATATGCCTCCGAATTCCGCGCCAAGGTGGAAATGCGCCAGATAGGCGCCCGCCAGGAAGCCGGGAAAGTAGGCGGTATCGGCAGTTGCGGCCGCGAACTCTGCTGTTCTACCTGGCTGTCTGACTTTAAAAGTGTCAACACCACCGCCGCCAGGTACCAGAACCTGTCCATCAATCAGGCAAAACTGTCCGGTCAGTGCGGCCGCCTGAAATGTTGCCTCAACTACGAGCTGGACACCTACCTCGACGCATTAAAAGAATTCCCTGAAGATGCCGACACCATCGAAACTTCCTCCGGTGTCGCCAATCTGCAGAAAAGGGACATCTTCAAAAGCCTCATGTGGTATTCCTACGAGGGCAGCAACAAACAGTATCCGCTGACCATTACCAGGGTTAAGGAAATCCGCCAGCTCAACCGTCAGGGCATTAAACCCGAAGAACTGAAGGCAGTGGAAGTGGTGACTGCCAAGCCCAAGGAAGCCGACCTCGGCTTTGCGGACGTGGTAGGCCAGATCAGCCTTAAATCACTGGAAAAAACGGTACAGAAGCGCAAACAGAAGGATAAAGACCGTCAGAAACAGCAGAAAGCTACCGATCAGCAGCAGAAGCAGGGCGGTCATCCTAAAAACGAGCCGAAGCAGGAACAAAAATCTGCCCAGCAGCGCCATGAACGCCACGAACGTCACCATCCTGACCGTAAAAACAAACAGGAAGGACGCGGCGGCGGAGGCAATCAGCAACGCCAGGGGCAAGGACAGCAGGGCGGACAGCCCAAACAGGGCCGTGAACAACAGCCACGGCAGGAACAGGGGCCAAAGCCTCAAAATCAGGGACAAGGCGGACAACCCAAACAGGACCGCCGCCCTCCAAGGCACAAACCCAGACCCAAACCTGATAATAACAACAAAGGATAA
- a CDS encoding nucleoid-associated protein has protein sequence MIHVSEFKDLAQLTIHKVGNAANDEPLLFSKAPLKLEDETIAQLLVTYFIQPFANSAEYFRFYHEADLQLNEIFQYCRRIFTDENEFQEQSVNIAKHLYKHSTHPKVKGGELYIAYFSKCQVDGEEVAAIGIFKSENRDTYLKVFLSDENYQVDYEDGININKLDKGCLIFNTEEENGYKVSIVDSISKQTEAVYWKDAFLQVQRREDSYHQTETAVNMCKQFIHNKLPTEYEMDRVDQVDLLNKSAAYFKEKEQFQLEDFAQEVLGHPDAIASFKEFRNEYQQTYQQEIPDEFEISAPAVKKQQKVFKSILKLDRNFHVYIHGNREMIERGYDEATNLNYYKLMFESES, from the coding sequence GATTCATGTTTCGGAGTTCAAAGACCTTGCTCAGCTTACGATTCATAAGGTAGGCAATGCCGCCAATGACGAGCCGCTTCTTTTTTCGAAGGCTCCGTTGAAGCTGGAAGATGAGACCATTGCCCAGTTGCTGGTCACCTATTTTATACAGCCGTTTGCGAATTCGGCGGAATATTTCCGCTTTTATCACGAGGCAGATTTACAATTGAATGAAATATTTCAATATTGTCGACGTATATTTACTGACGAGAATGAATTTCAGGAGCAATCTGTTAATATAGCCAAACATCTATATAAACATTCCACCCATCCCAAAGTCAAAGGTGGAGAGCTTTATATAGCATACTTTAGCAAATGTCAGGTGGATGGAGAAGAAGTGGCGGCCATTGGCATTTTTAAATCGGAAAACCGGGATACCTATCTGAAAGTGTTTTTGTCTGATGAGAATTATCAGGTGGACTATGAAGATGGCATCAATATTAACAAGCTTGACAAAGGTTGTCTGATCTTCAATACAGAAGAAGAAAACGGGTATAAGGTCAGCATAGTTGACAGCATCAGCAAGCAAACAGAAGCAGTTTATTGGAAAGACGCGTTTTTACAGGTGCAGCGCCGTGAAGACAGCTACCATCAGACAGAGACTGCGGTGAATATGTGTAAACAGTTTATTCACAACAAGCTGCCAACCGAATATGAAATGGACCGTGTAGACCAGGTGGATTTGTTAAACAAATCAGCTGCCTACTTTAAAGAGAAAGAACAGTTTCAGCTGGAAGATTTTGCACAGGAAGTATTAGGACATCCGGACGCGATCGCTTCTTTCAAGGAGTTCAGAAATGAGTACCAGCAAACATATCAGCAGGAGATCCCTGACGAATTTGAGATTTCGGCCCCGGCAGTGAAAAAACAACAGAAAGTTTTTAAGAGTATACTGAAACTGGACCGCAATTTCCATGTGTATATTCATGGTAACCGCGAGATGATCGAGCGCGGATATGATGAAGCTACCAATCTGAACTACTATAAGTTGATGTTTGAAAGTGAGTCGTAG